Proteins co-encoded in one Arachis stenosperma cultivar V10309 chromosome 7, arast.V10309.gnm1.PFL2, whole genome shotgun sequence genomic window:
- the LOC130941519 gene encoding universal stress protein A-like protein produces MAKASSRTVGIAMDFSPTSKLALKWAVHNLINKDDRIILINVQPPQADHTRKDLFQDTGSPLVPLEEFREMNFTKQYGIARDPEVIDILDTLSRTKGAKAMFKVYWGDPREKLCNAVEDLQLNSLVIGSRGLGPIKRVLMGSVSKYVVTNASCPVTVVKGNQPSNSRH; encoded by the exons ATGGCAAAGGCATCATCAAGAACCGTTGGAATAGCAATGGATTTCTCTCCAACAAGCAAGTTAGCACTCAAATGGGCTGTTCATAATCTCATCAACAAAGATGATCGAATCATTTTGATCAATGTTCAGCCTCCACAAGCTGATCACACCAGAAAGGATCTCTTTCAGGACACTGGTTCGC ctTTGGTGCCTCTGGAAGAATTCAGGGAGATGAATTTCACAAAGCAGTATGGGATTGCTAGGGATCCTGAAGTCATAGATATCCTTGACACACTCTCAAGGACCAAAGGG GCAAAGGCAATGTTTAAGGTGTACTGGGGAGATCCAAGGGAGAAATTGTGCAATGCTGTGGAAGATCTTCAGCTCAATTCTTTGGTTATTGGAAGCAGGGGTTTAGGTCCCATTAAGAG GGTGTTGATGGGCAGTGTAAGCAAGTATGTGGTGACAAATGCTTCTTGCCCTGTCACGGTGGTTAAGGGCAACCAACCTTCAAATTCTAGGCATTAA